The following are from one region of the Vibrio rarus genome:
- the cyaY gene encoding iron donor protein CyaY: MKDSEFHQLADAQLEKIEQAIEESGADIDFEISGNVMTLEFEDRTQIIINKQEPMREIWLASKSGGFHFSLQDGAWMCSKTGFELLSLVKAECEKQAGEEIDWP, from the coding sequence ATGAAGGATAGTGAGTTTCACCAATTGGCCGATGCACAACTCGAAAAAATTGAGCAAGCCATAGAAGAATCTGGCGCCGATATTGATTTTGAGATATCTGGTAACGTAATGACCTTAGAGTTTGAAGATAGAACGCAAATTATCATCAATAAGCAAGAGCCTATGCGTGAGATCTGGCTTGCTTCTAAATCTGGAGGTTTTCACTTTTCTTTACAAGATGGGGCTTGGATGTGTTCCAAGACCGGTTTTGAGTTGTTGTCTCTAGTGAAAGCGGAATGTGAAAAGCAAGCGGGTGAAGAGATAGACTGGCCGTAA
- the lptM gene encoding LPS translocon maturation chaperone LptM yields the protein MKKIISLLCLGSTLLLAGCGQTGPLYMPNDSGQDTPEQPVQ from the coding sequence ATGAAAAAAATTATCTCGTTATTGTGTTTAGGTTCAACATTACTCTTAGCCGGTTGTGGTCAAACTGGCCCTCTATATATGCCTAATGACTCGGGGCAGGATACTCCCGAACAGCCAGTACAATAG
- the lysA gene encoding diaminopimelate decarboxylase: MDYFNYKDDGQLWAEGVSLAQVAEQFGTPTYVYSRATLERHWNAFDQSVGEFPHLVCYAVKANSNLGVLNALARLGSGFDIVSLGELERVVAAGGDPSKVVFSGVGKTAVEIKRALELNIKCFNVESEPELERISQVAAQCGKVAPISLRINPDVDAKTHPYISTGLRDNKFGIAFDQAPRVYQVAQKMPNLNVVGIDCHIGSQLTDIDPFIDAVDRLLGLIDNLKAQGITIKHLDVGGGLGVVYRDEMPPQPSDYAKALLARLVNHPDIELIFEPGRAIAANAGVLLTKVEFLKYTEHKNFAIIDAAMNDLMRPALYQAWQDIVPLCPREGETTTYDLVGPVCETGDFLGKDRNLVLQQNDLLAVRSAGAYGFTMSSNYNSRPRVAEVMIDGEEMHLIRQRESIESLWQLESILPE, encoded by the coding sequence TTGGATTATTTTAATTATAAGGACGATGGTCAGCTTTGGGCTGAAGGTGTCTCTCTTGCTCAAGTGGCGGAACAGTTTGGTACGCCAACTTATGTGTACTCGCGAGCAACTTTAGAGCGCCATTGGAATGCTTTTGACCAATCTGTTGGTGAGTTCCCACATTTAGTTTGTTATGCAGTAAAAGCAAACTCCAACTTAGGCGTATTGAACGCCTTAGCTCGACTTGGCTCTGGTTTTGATATTGTGTCATTAGGTGAACTAGAGCGTGTGGTTGCCGCCGGTGGCGATCCATCAAAAGTGGTGTTCTCTGGCGTAGGTAAAACCGCCGTAGAGATTAAGCGAGCGCTAGAACTAAACATAAAATGCTTTAACGTAGAGTCAGAGCCGGAACTTGAACGCATTAGCCAAGTGGCTGCGCAATGCGGCAAAGTTGCTCCTATTTCTTTGCGAATTAACCCTGATGTTGATGCAAAAACACACCCTTATATATCAACAGGTTTGCGTGATAATAAATTTGGTATTGCCTTCGATCAAGCCCCGCGCGTGTATCAAGTAGCACAGAAAATGCCTAATCTAAATGTGGTGGGTATTGATTGTCACATTGGTTCTCAATTGACCGATATAGACCCTTTTATTGATGCCGTTGACCGCTTATTAGGTTTGATTGATAACTTGAAAGCACAAGGCATTACCATTAAGCACTTAGATGTAGGGGGAGGTTTAGGGGTCGTGTATCGAGACGAAATGCCGCCACAACCTTCGGACTACGCCAAAGCACTGTTGGCTCGTTTAGTTAATCATCCTGATATTGAGTTAATCTTTGAGCCAGGCCGAGCCATTGCCGCGAATGCGGGTGTGTTGCTAACTAAGGTCGAGTTCTTGAAATATACCGAGCATAAAAACTTTGCAATTATTGATGCGGCAATGAACGACCTTATGCGTCCAGCATTATATCAAGCGTGGCAAGATATTGTTCCGTTGTGCCCTCGAGAAGGTGAGACAACCACTTATGATTTAGTGGGTCCTGTGTGCGAAACGGGTGACTTCTTAGGTAAAGATAGAAACCTCGTTTTACAACAAAACGACTTATTAGCAGTACGCTCTGCAGGCGCTTATGGCTTCACTATGTCTTCAAACTACAATTCGCGTCCGAGAGTGGCAGAGGTCATGATTGACGGCGAAGAGATGCATCTTATTCGTCAACGTGAAAGCATTGAAAGTTTGTGGCAATTAGAAAGTATATTACCGGAGTAA
- the dapF gene encoding diaminopimelate epimerase: MHFHFSKMHGLGNDFMVVDCITQNIFFSPELIRRLADRHTGVGFDQLLVVEAPYDPETDFHYRIFNADGSEVEQCGNGARCFARFVAMKGLTNKYSISVSTKKGKMLLNLAEDDEVRVNMGVPELEPSKIPFKAKQKEKTYILRVGQQTLFCGAVSMGNPHVVTTVDDVASANVEELGPLLESHERFPERVNAGFMQVIDRNKIALRVYERGAGETQACGSGACAAVAVGILQGALDETVQVQLTGGKLVIEWAGPGQPLYMTGSATHVFDGQISC; the protein is encoded by the coding sequence ATGCATTTCCATTTCTCTAAAATGCACGGATTAGGTAACGACTTTATGGTCGTTGACTGCATTACTCAAAATATATTCTTTTCTCCAGAATTGATTCGTCGTCTTGCTGATCGTCATACAGGGGTAGGCTTCGACCAACTGCTTGTGGTGGAAGCGCCTTATGATCCTGAAACCGATTTTCATTACCGTATTTTTAATGCGGATGGTTCTGAAGTTGAACAGTGCGGTAATGGTGCACGTTGTTTTGCCCGCTTTGTAGCGATGAAAGGTTTGACGAACAAGTACAGCATTAGTGTGAGCACTAAAAAAGGCAAGATGTTACTCAATTTGGCTGAGGACGATGAAGTCCGAGTCAACATGGGGGTGCCGGAACTTGAACCTAGTAAGATCCCTTTTAAGGCGAAACAAAAAGAGAAAACGTACATCCTGCGTGTAGGACAGCAAACGCTGTTTTGTGGGGCTGTGAGCATGGGTAATCCGCATGTTGTGACAACGGTGGATGACGTAGCATCAGCTAATGTCGAAGAGCTAGGGCCACTACTTGAATCTCACGAGCGTTTCCCCGAGCGAGTGAATGCCGGCTTTATGCAGGTGATTGATCGCAATAAAATTGCCCTTCGAGTTTATGAACGCGGCGCGGGAGAAACTCAGGCTTGTGGTAGTGGTGCTTGTGCTGCGGTTGCGGTGGGCATCTTACAGGGAGCCTTAGATGAAACGGTTCAAGTGCAGCTTACGGGTGGGAAATTAGTCATAGAATGGGCTGGACCTGGGCAACCATTGTATATGACAGGTAGTGCAACCCACGTTTTTGATGGCCAGATCAGCTGTTAA
- a CDS encoding DUF484 family protein, giving the protein MDSTAKEYLSPADIEQFLLDNPDFFVGREHLVDSLTIPHQRQGAVSLFELQRSRLREQVQQLADQKNELMAVTQRNDGVFRQFMALEKRVMRVHNAEQLMSELQHQAAELDLKVVIGVVGHSYAELALKQSNWALFSENNIADKYAYLGRIKRSDRELIFKEGTPVSELGSYAVIPFEHPNIEGFLCFCSEDGSRFQPSQDTLYLNHLAMVIAYQLNQLQWQKVATLHVPTNI; this is encoded by the coding sequence TTGGATTCCACAGCAAAAGAGTACCTTAGCCCTGCCGATATAGAGCAGTTCTTGTTGGATAACCCTGATTTCTTTGTCGGCAGAGAGCACCTTGTTGACTCTTTAACTATTCCGCACCAGCGCCAAGGTGCGGTTTCTTTATTTGAGTTACAACGAAGTCGTCTGCGTGAACAAGTACAGCAACTTGCCGATCAAAAAAATGAATTAATGGCAGTGACTCAGCGTAATGATGGTGTTTTTCGTCAGTTTATGGCTTTAGAAAAACGAGTTATGCGGGTGCATAATGCCGAGCAACTGATGAGTGAGTTACAACACCAAGCGGCGGAGCTTGATTTAAAAGTAGTGATTGGGGTTGTAGGGCATAGCTATGCAGAGCTGGCTCTTAAGCAAAGTAATTGGGCCTTGTTTAGTGAAAATAACATCGCTGATAAATACGCTTATTTAGGGCGAATTAAGCGCAGTGACCGTGAATTGATCTTTAAGGAAGGGACTCCTGTTTCTGAGCTTGGTTCGTATGCGGTGATCCCATTTGAACATCCTAATATAGAAGGGTTCCTGTGTTTTTGTAGTGAGGATGGTAGTCGATTTCAGCCAAGCCAAGACACGCTCTATTTGAATCACCTAGCTATGGTGATAGCCTACCAACTTAATCAATTACAATGGCAAAAGGTGGCAACACTGCATGTCCCAACCAATATCTAG
- the xerC gene encoding tyrosine recombinase XerC: MSQPISSVYQVWIDAFIAYLHNERGMSEHTQKNYQKQLTIIALQLTSFGVESWQKLDVPWVRQVAAKGAREGLKPNSLATRMSCLRSFLDYLVLKGELVANPAKGISTPRNHKRLPKNLDVDETGQLLDIDMDDPLAIRDRSIMELMYGTGMRLSELIQLNVKNVLGDRGEIRVIGKGNKERIVPFSGEAKRWVLLWLNTRPSLLKMEEEALFISKRGTRISHRNVQKRMSEWGIKQGVSSHITPHKLRHSFATHILESSGNLRAVQEMLGHESLSTTQVYTHLDFQHLAQAYDKAHPRAKKKPES; encoded by the coding sequence ATGTCCCAACCAATATCTAGCGTTTATCAAGTTTGGATCGACGCTTTCATTGCCTATCTCCATAATGAAAGAGGCATGAGTGAGCACACACAAAAAAACTATCAAAAACAGTTAACCATTATTGCCTTACAGCTGACGAGTTTTGGTGTAGAGAGTTGGCAAAAGCTTGATGTACCTTGGGTTAGACAGGTCGCAGCAAAAGGAGCCCGAGAAGGGCTAAAGCCGAATAGCTTAGCCACTCGCATGTCCTGCTTGCGCAGCTTTTTGGACTATTTGGTGTTAAAAGGTGAACTGGTGGCAAACCCAGCCAAAGGCATCAGCACTCCGCGCAATCATAAGCGACTGCCTAAAAATTTAGATGTTGATGAGACTGGGCAGTTACTCGATATTGATATGGACGATCCATTAGCCATTCGTGATAGATCCATCATGGAGTTAATGTATGGCACTGGGATGCGTTTGTCTGAATTGATCCAACTCAATGTTAAAAATGTACTCGGTGACCGTGGAGAGATTCGGGTCATTGGTAAGGGCAACAAAGAGCGAATAGTGCCTTTTAGTGGTGAGGCTAAGCGTTGGGTGTTGCTGTGGCTGAATACTCGTCCAAGCTTGCTGAAAATGGAAGAAGAAGCATTATTTATTTCCAAAAGAGGCACTCGAATATCGCATCGCAATGTACAGAAAAGAATGTCGGAATGGGGCATTAAGCAAGGGGTATCCAGTCATATTACCCCACATAAATTGCGCCACTCGTTTGCTACTCATATTTTAGAATCCAGTGGAAACTTACGTGCAGTGCAAGAAATGCTGGGCCATGAAAGTTTATCTACCACTCAGGTGTACACTCACCTAGACTTTCAACACCTTGCTCAAGCTTACGATAAAGCCCACCCTAGGGCGAAAAAGAAACCGGAGTCTTAA
- a CDS encoding HAD-IA family hydrolase: protein MRFYRSLNPIQAMTFDLDDTLYDNHPVIRRLERDLRVWLNQRFPLLQKYTESDWHAWKRQALQHNELCRHDVTLARETQLAFAFDEIGLAKPSQAEAVKLTMHQVAILRNRVEIPEATFNTLDKLVRRLPLLAITNGNVDLQRIGLQDYFIDTLKAGPNGAAKPHPDMFAQATSILDVPASSILHVGDHLYSDVLGAKNAGLQAAWLNNSALGIESFSQGKILPDVEFTAIEQLLYFV, encoded by the coding sequence ATGCGTTTTTATCGAAGCCTAAACCCCATACAAGCGATGACCTTCGATTTGGATGATACCTTATACGATAATCATCCTGTCATTAGGCGCTTAGAACGGGATTTAAGAGTGTGGTTAAATCAACGCTTCCCATTACTACAAAAATACACGGAAAGTGACTGGCATGCTTGGAAGCGACAAGCATTGCAGCATAACGAGCTTTGTCGCCATGACGTCACTTTAGCGAGAGAGACACAACTGGCGTTTGCCTTTGACGAGATTGGCCTCGCTAAGCCAAGCCAAGCTGAGGCGGTTAAACTGACCATGCATCAGGTGGCGATTTTGCGAAATCGTGTAGAGATACCCGAAGCCACTTTTAACACTCTTGATAAGCTCGTGCGTCGATTGCCCTTGCTTGCTATAACCAATGGTAACGTGGATCTACAGCGGATAGGCTTGCAAGACTACTTTATCGATACGTTAAAAGCCGGGCCAAATGGCGCAGCGAAACCTCACCCAGATATGTTTGCCCAAGCGACCAGTATATTGGACGTGCCTGCCTCTTCTATACTGCACGTTGGGGATCATTTATATAGTGATGTACTCGGCGCTAAAAATGCGGGGTTGCAAGCCGCGTGGTTAAACAACTCAGCACTGGGTATTGAGTCGTTTAGTCAGGGGAAAATATTACCCGATGTGGAATTCACCGCCATTGAACAGCTACTGTATTTTGTTTGA
- a CDS encoding tRNA-uridine aminocarboxypropyltransferase, whose product MACSVCGFQHHCLCEQYPKFQHSIQVALLCHPNELNRATNTGKILLSALSTAEQFVWSRTEPPQELLTLIDEHPNPLLVFPSEHSQPITECHHQRSAEQPLYIVLDATWQEAKKMWRKSPWLQALPQCHLQPTGTSNYTLRRNQNEGNLCTCEVGTELMRTEGRHQQAQQLDDFLHYYLQVFQADRNGHAIKSNKIQ is encoded by the coding sequence ATGGCCTGTTCAGTGTGCGGGTTTCAGCATCACTGCCTGTGTGAGCAATACCCAAAATTTCAGCACTCTATCCAGGTGGCACTGCTGTGCCACCCCAATGAGTTAAACAGAGCCACTAATACGGGAAAGATATTGCTGAGCGCCTTATCCACAGCAGAGCAATTTGTGTGGAGCAGAACCGAGCCACCCCAAGAGTTGCTAACTCTGATAGATGAACACCCAAATCCGCTGTTAGTATTTCCCAGTGAGCACAGTCAACCCATAACAGAGTGTCATCATCAAAGGTCAGCAGAACAACCTTTGTATATCGTGCTCGATGCCACTTGGCAGGAAGCAAAAAAGATGTGGCGGAAAAGCCCTTGGTTACAGGCATTACCTCAATGTCATCTGCAGCCAACGGGAACGTCTAACTACACCCTGAGAAGAAATCAAAACGAAGGTAATCTATGCACCTGTGAAGTCGGTACAGAACTGATGCGTACAGAAGGGCGACATCAACAAGCGCAACAGCTTGATGATTTTTTACACTATTACTTGCAGGTCTTCCAAGCCGATAGAAACGGCCACGCGATTAAATCAAACAAAATACAGTAG
- a CDS encoding Cof-type HAD-IIB family hydrolase: MTLNNTDFTNISIVASDLDGTLLAPDHQLSAFTKQTLKQLNEQGFTFIFATGRHHVDVSYIKDTVGIPAYMITSNGARVHDIDGNLMYSQNVNAEYVQGVVDIMRQDPDIIIHMYQDEQWWVNQADEQLLAFSQSSGFAFSLFDDSNAPKENIAKLFFTHKDHEHLAQFEAQLNSQFADKLNVAFSTPWCLEVMQGNVSKGHALQAVANSLNKQLTNCIAFGDGMNDAEMLSMAGMGKVMQTAHPKVKAALPNHEVIGSHEDDAVAHYLLKHLLI, encoded by the coding sequence ATAACCTTGAACAATACCGACTTTACAAACATTTCGATTGTTGCGTCTGATTTAGACGGCACGCTACTCGCCCCTGACCACCAGCTCTCAGCCTTTACCAAGCAGACGTTAAAGCAATTAAATGAACAAGGCTTTACCTTTATTTTTGCCACAGGTCGTCATCATGTTGATGTGTCTTATATTAAAGACACCGTTGGTATCCCCGCCTATATGATTACCTCTAATGGCGCCCGTGTGCACGATATTGATGGCAACCTAATGTACAGTCAGAACGTCAATGCTGAATACGTTCAAGGGGTGGTCGATATTATGCGTCAGGACCCTGACATCATTATTCACATGTATCAAGATGAACAATGGTGGGTCAATCAAGCGGATGAACAACTATTAGCATTTAGCCAATCTTCAGGCTTCGCTTTTTCTCTATTTGATGACAGTAACGCCCCTAAAGAGAACATTGCCAAGCTGTTCTTCACCCATAAAGATCATGAACATCTTGCCCAATTTGAAGCTCAGCTCAATAGCCAGTTTGCCGATAAGTTAAACGTGGCCTTCTCTACTCCTTGGTGTCTTGAGGTGATGCAGGGCAATGTATCAAAAGGGCATGCATTACAAGCCGTCGCTAACTCATTAAATAAACAACTAACCAATTGCATTGCGTTTGGTGACGGCATGAATGACGCAGAAATGCTCTCTATGGCTGGCATGGGTAAAGTGATGCAAACCGCTCATCCCAAAGTTAAAGCGGCTCTACCTAATCATGAAGTCATTGGTAGCCATGAAGATGATGCTGTGGCTCACTATCTGCTTAAACACCTGTTAATATAG
- a CDS encoding alpha/beta fold hydrolase has translation MPNNAMDVCTQEHDYQHQMKYPIASFWSNRQQGFIHGKDNKKLSWISLTSPAHNKAILMVNGRTESAERYQELFFDLFRQGFDIYSYDHRGQGRSERLLDDPHMGHVEDFQDYVDDLHSLVEHFNFNRYSRRFILAHSMGGAISTRYIQSHPTHPFHAIALSAPMFGINMPSPLRAIAKPLCKTLMRWKKHPHYAIGQSSYQRTPFIDNNLSHSELRFEWSANLFDDNKDIQMGGPSTQWVWQAILGCEQCVKEATQINIPLLLLQATQDTIVDNNAQNHFIAQLSHTRQDAILLPIADARHEVLVEKDPARNQALDAIFGFFAQ, from the coding sequence ATGCCAAATAACGCGATGGATGTCTGTACTCAGGAGCACGACTACCAACATCAAATGAAATACCCTATTGCCAGCTTTTGGAGCAATCGGCAACAAGGGTTTATTCATGGCAAAGATAATAAAAAGCTCTCTTGGATTAGCCTCACCTCTCCCGCTCATAACAAAGCGATTTTAATGGTCAATGGGCGTACAGAAAGTGCCGAACGTTATCAGGAACTCTTTTTTGATTTGTTCCGTCAGGGGTTTGATATTTACTCTTATGATCATCGCGGTCAGGGCCGATCAGAGCGACTGTTAGATGACCCGCACATGGGGCATGTAGAGGATTTTCAAGACTATGTAGATGATCTCCACAGCCTAGTTGAGCATTTTAATTTTAATCGCTACAGTCGCCGCTTCATACTTGCTCACTCTATGGGAGGGGCTATTTCAACTCGTTATATCCAAAGTCATCCCACACACCCGTTTCATGCCATCGCCCTTAGCGCCCCAATGTTTGGCATTAATATGCCCTCACCATTACGCGCCATCGCCAAACCTCTATGCAAAACATTAATGCGTTGGAAAAAACATCCTCATTACGCAATAGGGCAATCCTCTTACCAGAGAACCCCCTTTATAGACAACAATCTCAGCCATAGTGAACTGAGATTTGAATGGTCGGCAAACCTCTTTGATGACAATAAAGACATTCAAATGGGCGGCCCAAGCACACAATGGGTTTGGCAGGCCATACTCGGTTGCGAGCAATGTGTTAAAGAGGCAACTCAGATCAATATTCCACTGCTTTTGCTACAGGCTACCCAAGATACTATTGTGGACAATAATGCACAAAATCACTTTATTGCTCAGCTTAGCCACACACGCCAAGATGCTATTTTGCTACCCATTGCTGATGCTAGGCATGAAGTGTTAGTAGAGAAAGATCCCGCAAGAAATCAGGCGTTAGATGCCATATTCGGCTTTTTTGCCCAATAA
- the rhtB gene encoding homoserine/homoserine lactone efflux protein, whose product MELKIWLAYLVTAIIFSLAPGSGTVNSIANGINFGMRKSLSAILGLQLGLAFHIVLVGAGIGALVAQSAVAFSVIKWVGVVYLVYLGVQKWRDCKGFKLASCQQQVSSGFLLKQAVFINLTNPKSIVFLVALFPQFINPQLPQLPQLAILGVTTIVIDALVMLGYTGLAAQMGRFIRSDKVIGKLNKIFGSMFVGCGVLLAAAKG is encoded by the coding sequence ATGGAGTTGAAAATTTGGTTAGCCTACCTTGTAACGGCGATCATTTTTAGCTTGGCGCCGGGCTCGGGTACCGTGAATTCTATTGCCAATGGTATTAATTTTGGTATGCGAAAATCATTATCGGCCATCCTTGGATTACAGTTGGGTTTAGCCTTTCATATTGTCTTGGTGGGTGCCGGTATTGGTGCTTTGGTGGCTCAGTCTGCTGTTGCTTTTAGTGTCATTAAGTGGGTAGGGGTTGTGTACCTTGTCTACCTTGGTGTGCAAAAGTGGCGAGATTGCAAAGGCTTCAAATTGGCCAGTTGTCAGCAGCAAGTATCCAGTGGGTTTTTATTAAAACAGGCGGTATTTATTAACCTAACTAACCCTAAATCCATCGTATTTTTGGTGGCACTATTTCCTCAGTTTATTAATCCGCAATTACCTCAACTCCCTCAGTTAGCCATTTTAGGGGTGACGACTATTGTGATTGATGCCTTGGTGATGCTCGGTTATACCGGTTTGGCGGCGCAAATGGGACGCTTTATTCGTTCTGACAAAGTGATTGGTAAGCTAAATAAGATATTTGGTTCTATGTTTGTGGGTTGTGGTGTGTTGCTAGCAGCAGCCAAAGGGTAA
- a CDS encoding metalloregulator ArsR/SmtB family transcription factor produces MLPHQFFKLLADETRLRSLLLIAREGDVCVCELTHALQESQSKVSRHLAQMRHSGILVDERRGQWVYYHIAKDLPGWASNIIAGLKDSNCLKQQYIKDAERLKHLDNKSCI; encoded by the coding sequence ATGTTGCCCCATCAATTTTTTAAATTACTTGCTGATGAAACGCGATTACGTAGCTTGCTACTTATTGCTAGAGAAGGAGACGTCTGTGTGTGTGAGTTAACGCATGCTTTACAAGAAAGTCAGTCTAAAGTCTCTCGTCATTTAGCTCAAATGCGGCACAGTGGAATTTTAGTCGATGAGCGACGTGGTCAATGGGTGTATTACCATATAGCCAAAGATCTCCCCGGCTGGGCAAGTAATATTATCGCAGGGTTAAAAGACTCTAATTGCTTAAAGCAGCAGTACATAAAAGACGCAGAAAGACTAAAACACTTAGACAATAAATCCTGTATATAG
- a CDS encoding ArsJ-associated glyceraldehyde-3-phosphate dehydrogenase has protein sequence MTIKIGINGFGRIGRLALRASFDWPEVEFVQINDVAGDAKTLAHLLEFDSVQGRWHHPVTLDGQNIIINGQAVRTTQQRDIEAVDWSECDVVLEATGVHRKTSLLNKYLDQGVKRVVVSAPVKEQGVANIVVGVNDAIFEPNKHKIVTAASCTTNCLAPVVKVIHEKLGIEQAAFTTIHDLTNTQTILDAPHKDLRRARACGMSLIPTTTGSATAIVEIFPELEGRINGHAVRVPLANASLTDIIFDVKRDTTAEEVNELLKHASENELKGILGFEPRPLVSIDYKGDQRSTIVDGLSTMVVGTRMLKIYAWYDNEMGYATRTAELVRTVGLADK, from the coding sequence ATGACTATTAAAATCGGGATTAACGGCTTTGGTCGTATTGGACGTTTGGCTTTAAGGGCGTCATTTGACTGGCCTGAAGTTGAATTTGTACAAATTAATGACGTGGCAGGTGACGCAAAAACACTGGCTCATTTGTTGGAGTTCGATTCCGTTCAAGGACGTTGGCATCATCCTGTGACCTTAGATGGTCAGAACATCATCATCAATGGGCAAGCTGTGAGAACCACTCAACAGCGCGATATTGAGGCGGTGGATTGGTCTGAGTGTGACGTGGTTCTTGAGGCAACGGGAGTGCACCGTAAAACCTCTTTGCTTAATAAATATTTAGATCAAGGGGTGAAACGGGTGGTGGTTTCTGCTCCTGTTAAAGAGCAAGGTGTCGCTAATATTGTCGTGGGGGTGAATGATGCAATCTTCGAACCTAACAAGCATAAAATAGTCACAGCGGCATCATGCACAACAAATTGTTTAGCGCCGGTGGTTAAAGTTATTCATGAGAAGTTGGGTATTGAGCAAGCGGCCTTTACTACGATTCATGATTTGACCAATACACAAACCATCCTTGATGCACCGCATAAAGATTTACGCCGTGCGCGTGCATGTGGCATGAGCCTTATTCCAACGACTACGGGATCGGCAACCGCTATTGTAGAGATTTTTCCTGAATTGGAAGGTCGAATTAATGGGCATGCGGTGCGCGTGCCTCTCGCGAATGCATCATTAACGGACATCATTTTTGATGTTAAGCGTGATACCACGGCCGAAGAAGTGAATGAACTACTTAAACACGCATCAGAGAATGAATTGAAAGGTATTCTTGGCTTTGAACCGCGCCCATTAGTCTCCATTGACTATAAAGGTGATCAACGTTCAACCATAGTGGATGGTCTCTCTACTATGGTGGTGGGGACGCGTATGCTGAAAATTTACGCTTGGTATGATAATGAAATGGGCTATGCGACTCGTACTGCCGAACTCGTGCGCACGGTTGGTTTAGCGGATAAGTAA
- a CDS encoding phosphatase domain-containing putative toxin: MTHPTWELAIDHGAALILTPCPGTKTLGLDESLAQLKEQGVEAIVTAINTQEMADKNVQALGDKALELDMQWFHLPIEDDSVPDVEFAKRWAQVSPEIHNIIKHSGKIALHCMGGSGRTGLLAAHILLELNWSLPKVITSVKELRPGAFTKPVQVNYVEALTHSY, from the coding sequence ATGACTCATCCTACTTGGGAACTTGCTATCGATCACGGAGCAGCATTAATACTGACTCCATGCCCTGGAACCAAAACATTAGGTCTTGATGAGTCTCTTGCTCAGTTAAAAGAACAGGGTGTAGAGGCGATTGTTACGGCTATCAATACACAAGAGATGGCCGATAAAAATGTGCAGGCTTTAGGCGATAAAGCCTTAGAGTTAGACATGCAATGGTTTCATCTTCCTATTGAAGACGACAGTGTACCGGATGTTGAATTTGCCAAACGTTGGGCGCAGGTGAGCCCTGAGATCCATAATATTATTAAGCACAGTGGTAAGATTGCGCTACATTGCATGGGGGGTTCGGGGCGAACAGGCTTGCTTGCCGCCCACATATTGTTGGAGCTTAATTGGTCTTTACCCAAAGTGATCACCAGTGTAAAAGAACTGCGCCCAGGTGCATTCACTAAGCCAGTACAAGTTAACTATGTTGAAGCACTCACACACAGTTATTAA